A single region of the Lycium barbarum isolate Lr01 chromosome 2, ASM1917538v2, whole genome shotgun sequence genome encodes:
- the LOC132628381 gene encoding uncharacterized protein LOC132628381: MYHDIRKVYCWDRMKKDIAEFVAKRPNCQQVKIEHPKPDRLLQAIDIPTCKWEAINMDFIIGLPRSQRKFDSIWMAPYKALYGWKCRSPIRWFEVGKSKLIGPYLIQQAVEKVKLIQERLLVAQIDYETWSFR; encoded by the exons atgtatcatgatatcaggAAAGTTTACTGCTGGgataggatgaagaaagatatagccgaGTTCGTAGCTAAgcgccctaattgtcagcaggttaagattgagcatccGAAGCCTGATAGGTTATTGCAAGCTATTGATATTCCGACTTGTAAATGGGaagcgattaatatggatttcattataggcttgccccgttctcagCGAAAGttcgattccatatgg atggctccgtataaaGCCCTATATGGatggaagtgcagatcacctatcaGATGGTTTGAGGTTGGGAAATCTAAGCTGATAGGACCAtatttgattcagcaagcagttgagaaggttaagctcattcaGGAAAGGTTATTGGTTGCTCAGATTGACtacgagacttggagtttcaggtag